One region of Turicibacter bilis genomic DNA includes:
- the cdaA gene encoding diadenylate cyclase CdaA yields MINTVINAVENISFFDLLLVCLDVYFVWLIIYYILKLIKSNVRAVQILKGVILIYLIDIVSQIFDLYTLNALIGNVIDWGLLAVIIIFQPEIRSGLEQIGRNSTMNRERNVLAEHDVISILANSVEFLAKRRIGALIVIERGVKLDEFITPSTIISGEISQELLTTIFVPTTPLHDGAVMIREGKLYCAGAYLPSTRREDINKAFGTRHRAAIGISEISDSITLVVSEETGRYSIAYKGELKVYDVIDSFKTDLQQYLS; encoded by the coding sequence TTGATTAATACAGTAATTAATGCAGTAGAAAACATTTCATTTTTTGATCTGTTATTAGTATGTTTAGATGTATACTTTGTATGGTTGATTATTTATTATATTTTAAAACTGATTAAATCAAATGTCCGTGCCGTTCAAATTTTAAAAGGTGTCATTTTGATTTATCTCATTGACATTGTAAGTCAAATTTTTGATCTATATACGCTGAATGCCTTGATTGGGAATGTTATCGATTGGGGGTTACTTGCTGTTATTATCATTTTCCAACCTGAAATCCGTAGCGGACTTGAACAGATTGGACGAAATAGTACAATGAATCGTGAACGTAATGTTCTTGCAGAACATGATGTGATTAGTATTTTAGCTAATTCCGTTGAATTTCTAGCTAAACGACGTATAGGAGCATTAATAGTTATTGAACGTGGGGTTAAGCTTGATGAGTTTATTACCCCGTCTACTATTATTTCGGGTGAAATTTCACAGGAGTTATTAACTACAATTTTTGTTCCGACGACGCCTTTACATGATGGAGCAGTAATGATTCGAGAAGGAAAATTATATTGTGCTGGCGCATATCTTCCTTCAACAAGACGAGAAGATATCAATAAGGCTTTTGGTACACGTCACCGTGCTGCTATTGGAATCAGTGAAATTTCTGATAGTATAACACTTGTGGTATCTGAAGAAACAGGTCGTTATTCAATTGCCTACAAAGGTGAGTTAAAAGTTTATGATGTCATTGATTCATTTAAAACTGACTTACAGCAATATCTTAGTTGA
- a CDS encoding DUF2087 domain-containing protein has translation MKFIKAEEIQKHWFSDEKDYEEVLKAISTCLGKHIIFAQVKEDTLKAMVVLDITKVVVIKALAIKDENLLPIVIRLVKQKYKNKDLICEVDGIDLRGFGFVEGRYVRSEHLEDSFLDESGLVERYPIKVSEKQIVLNYLSQFFEAGRFYSEREVNEVLKAHISFQDYVTLRRDLFDFNYLTRSLDGGTYEKIM, from the coding sequence ATGAAATTTATAAAAGCAGAAGAGATTCAAAAGCATTGGTTTTCAGATGAAAAGGATTATGAGGAGGTTCTTAAAGCCATTAGTACTTGTTTAGGGAAGCATATCATTTTTGCACAGGTGAAAGAAGATACGTTGAAAGCCATGGTTGTTTTAGATATTACAAAAGTTGTTGTGATTAAGGCGTTAGCCATTAAAGATGAAAATTTATTACCAATCGTTATTCGTTTAGTGAAGCAGAAGTATAAAAATAAAGATCTTATTTGTGAGGTCGATGGAATTGATTTGCGGGGATTTGGTTTTGTAGAGGGGAGATATGTACGAAGTGAGCATTTAGAGGATTCGTTTTTAGATGAATCAGGCTTAGTTGAGCGATATCCAATTAAAGTGAGTGAGAAACAGATTGTTTTAAACTATTTGTCTCAGTTTTTTGAAGCGGGACGTTTTTATAGTGAGCGTGAAGTAAATGAGGTTTTAAAAGCTCATATTAGTTTTCAAGATTATGTGACGCTTCGTCGTGATTTATTTGATTTTAATTATTTAACACGAAGCTTAGACGGAGGCACTTATGAGAAAATAATGTAA
- the rplQ gene encoding 50S ribosomal protein L17, translated as MAYRKLGRLSHQRKAMLRDLSTDLIINERIVTTEARAKELRSVVEKLITLGKRGDLHARRQAAAYVRAEVANDETGATAVQKLFSDIAPRYAERNGGYTRILKVGPRRGDAADMVVIELV; from the coding sequence GTGGCTTACAGAAAATTAGGACGTCTTAGTCATCAACGTAAAGCAATGTTACGTGATTTATCAACAGATTTAATCATCAACGAACGCATTGTAACAACTGAAGCTCGTGCAAAAGAATTACGTTCAGTAGTTGAGAAATTAATTACTTTAGGTAAACGTGGAGACTTACACGCTCGTCGTCAAGCAGCTGCATATGTACGTGCAGAGGTTGCTAACGATGAAACTGGAGCAACAGCTGTTCAAAAATTATTCTCTGATATCGCACCTCGTTACGCTGAGCGTAATGGTGGATACACTCGTATCTTAAAAGTTGGACCTCGTCGTGGGGATGCAGCTGATATGGTAGTTATCGAGTTAGTATAA
- a CDS encoding queuosine precursor transporter — translation MANELIAVLFIIVNFGLVVLSYKLFGRKGLYAYITMSVIAANIQVAKTTTIFGIVTTLGNTMFSGIFLATDLLSEKYGKKAAMTAVFIGFFTQLSFLIVTQFSLWFKPDASDWAQPHMEGLFSLALPVFTIAGLISFMVSQNIDVFVFHFIKKRFPEDKWLWLRNNGSTLISQFVDTFIFTAVVVMFGLWEMEIAVDIFFVTYLFKVILSISDTPFVYLLKKVNPMDL, via the coding sequence GTGGCAAATGAATTAATTGCAGTATTATTCATTATTGTTAACTTTGGATTAGTTGTCTTAAGTTATAAATTATTTGGTCGAAAGGGATTATACGCATACATCACGATGAGTGTAATCGCAGCGAATATCCAAGTTGCTAAAACAACGACGATTTTCGGTATTGTTACAACGCTTGGGAATACGATGTTTAGTGGAATCTTCTTAGCGACCGATTTATTAAGTGAAAAGTATGGGAAGAAGGCTGCGATGACAGCAGTATTTATCGGCTTCTTTACGCAGTTATCTTTTTTAATTGTGACTCAATTTTCATTATGGTTTAAACCAGATGCATCAGATTGGGCACAACCACATATGGAAGGTTTATTTAGTCTAGCTTTACCTGTGTTCACGATTGCGGGGTTAATCTCGTTCATGGTGTCACAAAATATTGACGTGTTTGTTTTCCACTTCATTAAAAAGAGATTTCCAGAAGATAAGTGGTTATGGTTGCGTAATAATGGAAGTACATTAATTAGCCAATTTGTTGATACGTTCATCTTCACGGCAGTTGTTGTGATGTTTGGATTATGGGAGATGGAGATTGCAGTAGACATTTTCTTCGTAACTTATTTATTTAAAGTCATTTTAAGTATTTCAGATACACCATTTGTTTATTTATTAAAGAAAGTCAATCCAATGGATTTATAG
- the glmS gene encoding glutamine--fructose-6-phosphate transaminase (isomerizing), whose protein sequence is MCGIVGYIGQQDVKDILLNGLEKLEYRGYDSAGIAVVNEAGVHIFKDKGRIAHLRTVVDETVLSTVGIGHTRWATHGAPNQRNSHPHQSSTGRFTIVHNGVIENELELRQEFLPNYNFISDTDTEVIAALIEHFVLEKEDVELAIRHVMSLLHGSYALGVIDANNPEVLYAAKNKSPMLIGLGEGFNMIGSDAMAMLQCTNQFVEIEDEEFIKLTREGVTIYNLLGVTVKRDPFTAELDASDIEKGTYPHYMLKEIDEQPYVIRRIVEQYFEDGDIKIDQEIVKAVKEADRLYIIAAGTSMHAGFVGKQMFEQLAGIPTEVHISSEFVYNTPVISKKPLFIFISQSGETADSRAVLVKIKQLGYPSLTITNVPGSTLSREADHTLLLYAGPEIAVASTKAYTAQVAVQAVLAAKVAGKTDLDLSRELAIVANVMESITDHKEQYEAIAKDYLTQRNCFYIGRHVDYYVALEAALKLKEISYIQTEGFAAGELKHGTIALIEKGTPVIAIVSQESVNLNTRSNVKEVKARGANTVIISLRSLSSETDQIVIDDVHPLLTPLVTVVPTQLISYYAALQRGFDIDKPRNLAKSVTVE, encoded by the coding sequence ATGTGTGGAATCGTTGGATATATTGGACAACAAGATGTTAAAGATATTTTATTAAACGGATTAGAAAAATTAGAGTACCGTGGATATGATTCAGCAGGGATTGCAGTAGTCAATGAAGCGGGAGTTCATATTTTTAAAGATAAAGGACGTATTGCTCACTTACGTACTGTTGTTGATGAAACAGTTTTATCAACAGTAGGGATTGGACATACACGTTGGGCGACTCATGGGGCACCTAATCAACGTAACTCACATCCTCATCAATCAAGTACAGGTCGTTTTACGATTGTTCATAATGGGGTTATTGAAAATGAATTAGAGTTACGTCAAGAATTTTTGCCAAATTACAACTTCATTTCAGATACAGATACAGAAGTTATTGCAGCATTAATTGAGCACTTTGTGTTAGAAAAAGAAGATGTGGAATTAGCGATTCGTCATGTGATGAGTTTATTACACGGATCTTATGCATTGGGAGTTATTGATGCTAATAATCCTGAAGTGCTATATGCAGCTAAAAATAAATCACCCATGTTAATTGGTTTAGGTGAAGGATTCAATATGATTGGATCTGATGCGATGGCCATGTTACAGTGTACCAATCAATTCGTTGAAATCGAAGATGAAGAGTTCATTAAGTTAACACGTGAAGGGGTAACGATCTATAACTTATTAGGAGTGACAGTTAAACGTGATCCATTCACAGCTGAGTTAGATGCTTCTGATATCGAAAAAGGAACATATCCTCACTACATGTTAAAAGAAATTGATGAGCAACCCTACGTGATTCGCCGTATCGTGGAGCAATACTTCGAAGATGGAGACATTAAAATCGATCAAGAGATCGTGAAGGCTGTGAAGGAAGCGGATCGTTTATATATCATTGCTGCAGGAACGAGTATGCATGCTGGATTCGTTGGAAAGCAAATGTTTGAACAATTAGCTGGAATTCCAACTGAAGTTCATATTTCATCTGAGTTCGTTTACAATACACCAGTGATTAGTAAAAAACCATTATTCATCTTCATTTCTCAATCAGGAGAAACAGCAGATAGCCGTGCCGTATTAGTTAAAATTAAACAATTAGGATATCCATCATTAACCATTACAAACGTACCAGGTTCAACGTTATCTCGTGAAGCCGATCATACGTTATTATTATATGCAGGACCTGAGATTGCAGTAGCTTCAACAAAAGCTTACACAGCTCAAGTTGCGGTTCAAGCAGTTTTAGCAGCTAAAGTGGCTGGAAAAACAGATTTAGATTTATCTCGTGAATTAGCGATCGTTGCCAATGTGATGGAAAGTATTACAGATCATAAAGAGCAATACGAAGCCATTGCCAAAGATTATTTAACACAACGTAACTGTTTCTATATCGGGCGCCATGTTGATTATTATGTGGCCTTAGAAGCGGCTTTAAAATTAAAAGAAATTTCTTATATTCAAACAGAAGGATTCGCAGCTGGTGAGTTAAAGCATGGAACGATTGCATTAATTGAAAAAGGAACACCAGTTATCGCCATTGTTTCTCAAGAATCAGTGAATTTAAATACGCGTTCAAATGTAAAAGAAGTTAAAGCGCGTGGAGCTAATACTGTGATTATTTCATTACGTTCATTAAGTTCTGAAACGGATCAAATTGTGATTGATGATGTTCATCCATTATTAACACCATTAGTAACAGTAGTTCCAACTCAATTAATTTCTTACTATGCAGCCTTACAACGTGGATTCGATATTGATAAACCACGTAACTTAGCGAAGTCAGTTACAGTAGAATAA
- a CDS encoding DNA-directed RNA polymerase subunit alpha, with translation MLEIEKPRIEVEEYIKDEFYGKFVIEPLKRGYGTTLGNSLRRVLLSSLPGAAVTSISIEGVQHEFTSIDGVVEDVTQIILNLKNLILSIDSEEVKELRIDVAREGAVTAADIECDEQVEIINPDLHIATLSATGRLRMTMKARRGNGYVGADDNKKLLESAGEIAIDSIYTPVTRVSYDVEKTRVGQDASYDKLTLEVWTNGSVNPQEAISLASKILVEHFSILVNLNEAGQLASFIVEREDEEKNKVLEMPIEELDLSVRSYNCLRRAGINTVEELARHSEEDMMKVRNLGKKSLKEVKDKLDELGLSLGCTK, from the coding sequence ATGTTAGAAATCGAAAAACCAAGAATTGAAGTTGAAGAATACATCAAAGATGAATTCTATGGGAAATTTGTTATTGAGCCTCTAAAACGTGGATATGGTACTACGTTAGGGAATTCCTTACGTCGAGTATTACTATCATCACTTCCTGGAGCTGCAGTAACATCTATCTCTATAGAGGGAGTTCAACACGAATTCACTTCTATCGATGGTGTAGTTGAAGATGTAACACAAATTATTTTAAATTTAAAAAACTTAATCTTATCTATTGATTCAGAAGAGGTTAAGGAATTACGTATTGATGTTGCTAGAGAAGGTGCAGTTACGGCTGCAGATATCGAATGTGACGAACAAGTAGAAATTATCAATCCTGACTTACACATTGCTACTTTATCAGCTACAGGTCGTTTACGAATGACTATGAAAGCTCGTCGTGGTAATGGTTATGTTGGTGCGGATGATAATAAAAAATTACTTGAGAGTGCAGGAGAGATCGCTATCGACTCTATCTACACACCAGTAACTCGCGTATCTTATGATGTTGAAAAGACTCGTGTTGGTCAAGATGCATCATACGATAAATTAACATTAGAAGTTTGGACAAACGGAAGTGTTAACCCACAAGAAGCTATCTCTTTAGCATCTAAAATCTTAGTTGAACACTTCAGCATTCTAGTTAACTTAAATGAAGCAGGGCAACTTGCATCATTCATCGTTGAACGTGAAGATGAAGAGAAAAACAAAGTATTAGAAATGCCAATTGAAGAGTTAGACTTATCTGTTCGTTCTTACAACTGTTTACGCCGTGCTGGAATCAATACAGTTGAAGAATTAGCTCGTCATTCTGAAGAAGATATGATGAAAGTTCGTAACTTAGGTAAAAAATCATTAAAAGAAGTTAAGGATAAACTTGACGAATTAGGATTAAGCTTAGGTTGCACTAAATAA
- a CDS encoding MarR family winged helix-turn-helix transcriptional regulator, with the protein MNEVIGKTMSILYRYRQIIINHKLRPYGLGSGQHIFLINIARHEGINQKDLTNLVKIDKATTAKALKKLEENGYIYRQCDEGDRRYNQLFLTEKGHEMMPIIMSILVEITDDLIEGLIEEEKDHFLKCLDTMLNNSIKAVEKLRNEK; encoded by the coding sequence ATGAATGAAGTAATTGGAAAAACAATGTCAATTTTATATCGATATCGCCAGATTATTATAAATCATAAACTAAGACCTTATGGGCTTGGGAGTGGCCAGCATATCTTTTTAATTAATATTGCTAGACATGAGGGGATTAATCAAAAAGATTTAACGAATTTAGTGAAAATCGATAAGGCAACGACAGCAAAAGCCTTAAAAAAATTAGAAGAGAATGGCTATATCTATCGTCAATGTGATGAAGGAGATCGTCGATATAATCAACTTTTTTTAACAGAAAAAGGTCATGAAATGATGCCTATTATTATGTCAATTTTAGTAGAAATTACAGATGATCTTATTGAAGGGTTAATAGAGGAAGAGAAGGATCATTTCTTAAAATGTTTAGATACTATGTTGAATAATTCAATTAAAGCTGTTGAAAAGTTAAGAAATGAGAAATGA
- the glmM gene encoding phosphoglucosamine mutase, with protein MGKYFGTDGIRGVANTELTPEFTLKLGRILGHHLKSKNTRPKVLIGRDTRISGELLESALIAGLISSGADVLTLGVITTPGVAYLTKSLDVDAGIMISASHNPVQDNGIKIFSHSGYKLSDQEEEEIESLIDTADELPRPIAGEIGRVEDFQMGSQKYVNFIKGTVGQKLTGLKIVLDCANGASSALAPQLFADLDADIVTVSSNPDGVNINHNCGSTHPEALAKEVVKHEADLGFAFDGDCDRLIAVDHTGAIIDGDYIMFIVGRYLNEKGLLKQGTVVSTVMSNLGFYNAVEANGLRSVQTKVGDRYVLEEMLKNDYNFGGEQSGHLIFLDYGTTGDGMLSAVQLAKIVVEKEQSLADLAKEMPKYPQLLKNLRVEDKNAMMTNENILASIAEVEAEMNGEGRVLVRPSGTEPLVRVMVEAKTEELCEEYVNRILAVVEQELK; from the coding sequence ATGGGAAAATACTTTGGAACGGATGGAATTAGAGGAGTCGCAAATACTGAGCTAACTCCAGAATTTACATTAAAATTAGGACGTATTTTAGGTCATCATTTAAAGTCTAAAAATACACGTCCTAAAGTATTAATTGGACGCGACACTCGTATTTCAGGTGAGTTATTAGAAAGTGCATTAATTGCTGGATTAATCTCATCGGGTGCCGATGTATTAACCCTTGGAGTCATTACAACTCCAGGTGTTGCTTATTTAACTAAAAGCTTAGATGTAGATGCAGGAATTATGATTTCAGCGTCTCATAACCCAGTTCAAGATAATGGAATTAAAATCTTTAGCCATAGTGGTTACAAATTAAGTGATCAAGAAGAAGAGGAAATTGAAAGTTTAATCGATACAGCTGATGAATTACCACGCCCAATCGCTGGTGAGATTGGGCGCGTGGAAGACTTCCAAATGGGATCACAAAAATATGTGAACTTTATTAAAGGAACAGTAGGACAAAAATTAACGGGATTAAAAATCGTATTAGATTGTGCAAATGGAGCAAGTTCAGCATTAGCCCCTCAATTATTTGCTGATTTAGATGCAGATATTGTGACTGTTTCATCAAATCCAGATGGAGTTAATATTAACCATAACTGTGGATCAACTCATCCAGAAGCATTAGCCAAAGAAGTTGTTAAACATGAGGCTGATTTAGGGTTTGCATTTGATGGTGATTGTGATCGTTTAATTGCAGTAGATCATACGGGAGCTATTATCGATGGAGATTATATTATGTTCATCGTTGGACGTTACTTAAATGAAAAAGGATTACTAAAACAAGGAACTGTTGTTTCAACAGTTATGAGTAACTTAGGTTTCTATAATGCAGTTGAAGCAAATGGTTTACGTAGTGTTCAAACAAAAGTTGGAGATCGTTATGTTTTAGAAGAAATGTTAAAGAATGATTATAACTTTGGGGGAGAACAATCAGGTCATTTAATCTTCTTAGATTATGGAACAACTGGAGATGGAATGTTAAGTGCCGTTCAATTAGCTAAGATTGTTGTTGAGAAGGAACAATCTTTAGCCGATTTAGCAAAAGAAATGCCTAAATATCCACAATTATTAAAAAACCTTCGTGTTGAAGACAAAAATGCAATGATGACAAATGAAAATATTTTAGCATCAATTGCTGAGGTTGAAGCCGAAATGAATGGAGAGGGACGTGTGTTAGTTCGTCCTTCGGGAACAGAACCTTTAGTTCGTGTCATGGTAGAAGCTAAAACTGAAGAATTATGTGAAGAATATGTTAATCGTATTTTAGCAGTTGTTGAACAAGAGTTAAAATAA
- a CDS encoding MATE family efflux transporter produces MNRQKLLGEEKISKLLMQFSVPAIIGMMVNTLYNIVDRMYIGNIPEVGGLALTGVGITMPIMTIILAFGMLVGIGTSARISLKLGEHKRDEAEQHLGNAFTLILLISILITVLGLTFMKPLLQIFGASQDTEIYASQYMQIIFIGTIFNMLSFGLNHSIRSDGNPKIAMFSMLIGAGTNILLDPIFIFALGLGVRGAAIATVISQIASTIWILYYFTKGKGSIKISRHNVKLKKAVIISIFSIGMSPFAMQIAQSLVQVLANNALKEYGGDLAIGAMTIISSISMIFMMPLFGLNQGSQPIIGYNYGAKKYHRVKDAVKIPVIVATLIVSVGWLLIQFAPELLIRAFSSDESLLEMAKTGLRTFLFMLPVLGFQTISSNYFQSIGQAKVSMFLSLLRQVILLIPCLIVLPRVGGLGLMGVWLAGPVADGLASIITGVVFFGSLRKLKENKVNDCDKEMASLHQESPLKV; encoded by the coding sequence ATGAATAGACAGAAGCTTTTAGGAGAAGAGAAAATCTCAAAATTATTAATGCAGTTTTCAGTTCCTGCTATTATCGGGATGATGGTTAATACGTTATATAACATTGTTGACCGTATGTATATTGGAAATATTCCTGAAGTAGGGGGATTAGCGTTAACGGGTGTTGGAATTACGATGCCGATTATGACTATAATTTTAGCATTTGGGATGTTAGTTGGAATCGGAACAAGTGCACGTATTTCCTTGAAACTTGGTGAGCATAAACGAGATGAAGCAGAGCAGCATCTTGGTAATGCATTTACACTTATTTTATTAATTAGTATTTTAATCACAGTACTTGGATTAACATTTATGAAGCCACTTCTTCAAATCTTTGGGGCTAGTCAAGACACAGAGATTTATGCTTCTCAATATATGCAGATTATCTTTATTGGGACAATCTTTAATATGCTTAGCTTTGGATTGAATCATTCTATTCGTAGTGATGGAAATCCTAAAATTGCGATGTTCTCTATGTTAATTGGTGCAGGAACAAATATTCTTTTAGACCCAATCTTTATTTTTGCACTAGGTCTTGGGGTTCGAGGGGCAGCGATTGCTACTGTAATTTCTCAAATTGCATCGACCATTTGGATTTTATATTACTTTACAAAAGGTAAGGGTTCAATTAAGATTTCACGTCATAATGTTAAATTAAAAAAAGCAGTCATCATCAGTATTTTCTCTATCGGGATGAGCCCCTTTGCTATGCAGATTGCTCAAAGTCTCGTACAAGTATTAGCGAATAATGCTTTAAAAGAATATGGCGGAGATTTAGCGATTGGCGCAATGACAATTATCAGTAGTATTTCGATGATTTTTATGATGCCACTGTTTGGTCTAAACCAAGGATCACAGCCAATCATTGGTTATAATTATGGAGCTAAAAAGTATCATCGTGTTAAAGATGCGGTTAAAATCCCTGTTATTGTCGCAACACTTATTGTTTCAGTAGGATGGTTATTAATTCAATTTGCACCAGAGCTTTTAATTCGAGCATTTAGTAGTGATGAGTCATTACTTGAAATGGCTAAAACAGGATTACGTACATTCTTATTTATGTTACCTGTTCTTGGTTTCCAAACAATTAGTTCTAACTACTTCCAATCAATTGGACAAGCTAAAGTCTCAATGTTCTTAAGTTTATTACGTCAAGTCATTTTATTAATTCCTTGTTTAATTGTTTTACCGCGTGTCGGTGGACTGGGATTAATGGGAGTTTGGTTAGCAGGGCCAGTTGCTGATGGATTAGCTTCAATTATTACTGGAGTAGTTTTCTTTGGTTCACTTCGAAAATTAAAAGAAAATAAGGTTAATGATTGTGATAAAGAAATGGCTTCTCTTCATCAAGAAAGTCCTTTAAAAGTCTAA
- a CDS encoding heavy-metal-associated domain-containing protein: MKSVVLKVNGMSCQHCVNSIHDAVAQIVGVKQVKVDLKSKLVEVEYDQSFTNELLIVECIEDQGFDVQL, from the coding sequence ATGAAATCTGTTGTATTAAAAGTTAATGGGATGAGCTGTCAACATTGTGTAAATTCAATTCATGATGCAGTGGCCCAAATTGTTGGGGTTAAGCAAGTTAAGGTTGATTTAAAATCAAAATTAGTTGAAGTTGAATATGACCAATCATTTACGAATGAATTATTAATAGTAGAATGTATTGAAGATCAAGGATTTGATGTTCAATTATAA
- a CDS encoding CdaR family protein — protein MKKSKQNKTQKNNNNVDSNEIARQIAIETIKDTEKFFQRIANFFKGIWKFLTTPGMILGIFKFQKLDHVYESFLRNEKLMKILALVVAIGFAFNIRYAPSVKERYSVDINSYPLTSYYNKERIVVEGLPDTVDVTLVGDKSQVDIAKAKANFEIYADLKDLPPGTHKVNLEYSKLGNKLDVKIDPSTIVVTIMALTEIDKPVQADFVNLDQIDEMYVLSEPQLALNTVKIKGPQTVVNQVASVKAIIDVSDLSKLSDYEAPVFAYDKLGNKLDVEIKPDKLITSTQVTTPSKVVPVEAVVTGNAPEGHSVGNLTLTPSEVKLYGETTALESYDKLQVQVDLYQLDDNNELIVKLDKPENIHKMDTDTIKVKVTFEETQTKVLENISVDFKNLDAKYSVKAKSLSDAVINLTLKGSTTKLNSISADDVKVWIDLLGYTPGEYQVPITVESITGVLIDPSRAKVNVIITE, from the coding sequence ATGAAAAAATCTAAACAAAATAAGACTCAAAAAAACAATAATAATGTGGACTCAAATGAAATAGCAAGACAAATAGCAATTGAGACAATTAAAGATACAGAAAAGTTTTTTCAAAGAATTGCAAATTTCTTTAAAGGTATCTGGAAGTTTTTAACGACACCAGGTATGATTTTAGGAATTTTCAAGTTTCAAAAATTGGACCACGTTTACGAAAGTTTTCTTCGAAATGAAAAGTTGATGAAGATACTAGCGTTGGTAGTAGCTATTGGATTTGCGTTTAATATAAGATATGCTCCCAGTGTAAAAGAGCGTTATTCTGTGGATATTAATAGTTACCCTTTAACTTCTTATTATAATAAAGAACGAATAGTAGTTGAAGGGTTACCAGATACAGTAGATGTCACATTAGTTGGAGATAAGAGTCAAGTAGATATTGCTAAAGCTAAAGCTAACTTTGAGATTTATGCAGATTTAAAGGATTTGCCACCTGGAACACATAAGGTTAATCTAGAGTATAGTAAACTTGGTAATAAGTTAGATGTTAAGATTGATCCCAGTACAATTGTTGTGACAATTATGGCATTGACTGAAATTGATAAGCCAGTACAAGCTGATTTTGTAAACTTAGATCAAATTGATGAGATGTATGTGTTGAGTGAGCCGCAGTTGGCCTTAAATACTGTTAAAATTAAAGGTCCACAAACAGTAGTTAATCAAGTAGCAAGTGTAAAGGCAATTATTGATGTATCTGATTTATCTAAGCTTTCTGATTATGAGGCACCAGTGTTTGCGTATGATAAGCTTGGTAATAAATTAGATGTTGAAATTAAACCAGATAAGTTGATTACTTCTACTCAGGTAACTACTCCAAGTAAGGTTGTACCAGTAGAGGCTGTTGTAACTGGAAATGCTCCAGAAGGGCATAGTGTAGGTAATCTAACCTTAACCCCATCTGAAGTCAAGTTATACGGTGAAACAACTGCATTAGAGTCCTATGATAAGTTACAAGTCCAAGTTGATTTATATCAACTAGACGATAATAATGAACTTATTGTAAAATTAGATAAACCAGAAAATATTCATAAAATGGATACAGACACAATCAAAGTAAAAGTAACATTTGAAGAAACCCAAACAAAAGTTTTAGAAAATATTTCTGTTGATTTCAAAAACTTAGATGCGAAGTATAGTGTTAAGGCTAAGTCTCTGAGTGATGCAGTCATTAATTTAACATTGAAGGGATCAACTACAAAGTTAAACTCAATTTCTGCAGATGATGTGAAGGTTTGGATTGATTTATTAGGATATACTCCTGGTGAATATCAAGTTCCGATTACGGTGGAATCTATTACTGGTGTGTTGATTGATCCGAGTCGAGCAAAAGTAAATGTTATTATTACAGAATAA